In Vespula pensylvanica isolate Volc-1 chromosome 21, ASM1446617v1, whole genome shotgun sequence, one genomic interval encodes:
- the LOC122636225 gene encoding coatomer subunit alpha, which translates to MLTKFETKSARVKGLSFHPKRPWVLASLHNGVIQLWDYRMCTLLDKFDEHDGPVRGICFHSQQPLFVSGGDDYKIKVWNYKQRRCIFTLLGHLDYIRTTMFHQEYPWILSASDDQTIRIWNWQSRTCICVLTGHNHYVMCAQFHPTEDIIVSASLDQSVRVWDISGLRKKNVAPGPGGLEDHLKNPGATDLFGQADAVVKHVLEGHDRGVNWAYFHPTLPLIVSGADDRQIKMWRMNDAKAWEVDTCRGHYNNVSCVLFHPRQDLILSNSEDKSIRVWDMTKRTCLHTFRREHERFWVLAAHPTLNLFAAGHDSGMIIFKLERERPAYAVYGNLLYYVKERFLRKLDFTTSKDTSVMQIRSPGKIPPYSMSYNQAENAVLICTRLPANIENSTYDLYMIPRESDSNIDADTKRASGVTAIWVARNRFAVLDRAYSLVIKNLKNEVTKKVQIPNCDEIFYAGTGMLVLRDADQVTLFDVQQKRTLAEVKISKCRYVVWSNDMSHVALLAKHTVNICNRRLESLCSIHENTRVKSGAWDDSGVFIYTTSNHIKYAINNGDHGIIRTLDLPIYVTRVKGNQVYCLDRECRPRILRIDPTEYKFKLALINRKYEEVLHMVRTANLVGQSIIAYLQQKGYPEVALHFVKDEKTRFGLALECGNIEVALEAARSLDQKTCWESLAQAALMQGNHQVVEMCYQRTKNFEKLSFLYLITGNLEKLRKMIKIAEIRKDVSGQYQGSLLLGDIYERAKILRNSGQASLAYVTEKIHGISNEDDDIQYSSMQDELSALEKGAVYFHPPVPIQQAENNWPLLTVSKGFFEGAMMSRGKSQVAAALAPEDDIAIVADGWGNDEELGIDDEEGIDVDAIVEGEETAGWDVEDVDLPPEIENAMPISEDGYYALPTRGVSPTQHWINNSQLTVDHILAGSFETAFRLLNNQVGIVEFAPYQSLFLSTYARSKTSFACLPNILSLYGYPQRNWKDATPKNNLPAVGLHLTDLVQRLQVCYQLTTGGKFAEAIEKLQAILLSIPLLIVDTRQDIAEAQQLIQICREYILGLKMETERKNLPKNTIAEQKRICEMAAYFTHCNLQPVHQILTLRIAANMFFKLKNYKTAGSFARRLLELGPKPELAQQVRKLLQACDKNPTDEHQLAYDEHNPFSLCASTFTPIYRGKQEVKCPLCGASYQPQYKDSLCRICEVAAIGKECIGLKIHM; encoded by the exons atgttAACCAAATTTGAAACAAAATCAGCTCGAGTAAAGGGCTTATCTTTCCATCCAAAACGTCCGTGGGTTCTTGCTag tttacACAATGGTGTTATACAATTATGGGATTATCGCATGTGTACTCTCTTGGATAAATTTGATGAACACGATGGACCTGTAAGAGGAATATGTTTCCATAGTCAACAACCTCTGTTTGTATCTGGTGGCgatgattataaaatcaaaGTATGGAATTATAAGCAACGTAGatgtatttttacattattaggCCACCTGGATTATATTAGAACTACAATGTTTCATCAAGAGTATCCATGGATTCTCAGTGCTTCTGATGACCAGACTATACGTATCTGGAATTGGCAGAGTCGTACTTGTATTTGCGTTTTAACTGGTCATAATCATTACGTAATGTGTGCACAATTTCATCCAACCGAAGATATCATTGTATCAGCTTCATTGGATCAATCTGTTAGAGTTTGGGACATATCTggattacgtaaaaaaaatgtagcaCCTGGACCAGGTGGTTTAGaagatcatttaaaaaatcctGGGGCTACAGATCTGTTTGGGCAAGCTGATGCTGTAGTCAAACATGTTTTGGAAGGTCATGACAGAGGTGTTAACTGGGCTTATTTCCATCCGACATTACCATTAATTGTCTCTGGAGCAGACGATCGTCAAATTAAGATGTGGCGCATGAACGATGCTAAAGCTTGGGAGGTAGATACTTGCCGAGGTCACTATAATAATGTTTCATGTGTTCTATTCCATCCGAGACAGGATTTAATTCTATCTAATTCTGAAGATAAAAGCATAAGAGTATGGGATATGACAAAGCGTACATGCTTGCATACATTTAGAAGAGAACACGAAAGATTTTGGGTACTTGCTGCACATCCTACTTTAAATTTGTTTGCAGCTGGTCATGACTCTGGTATGATAATCTTTAAATTAGAGAGGGAACGACCAGCTTATGCAGTCTATGGAAATCTTCTGTACTATGTGAAGGAACGTTTCCTTCGCAAATTAGATTTCACCACTTCGAAAGATACCTCTGTGATGCAAATTCGTAGTCCAGGAAAGATACCTCCGTACAGTATGTCGTACAATCAAGCTGAAAATGCTGTTCTGATATGTACAAGATTGCCGGCTAATATAGAGAATAGTACTTACGATCTTTATATGATACCACGTGAAAGTGATTCCAATATAGATGCTGATACGAAACGTGCCTCTGGTGTTACTGCCATTTGGGTTGCTAGGAATCGTTTCGCAGTTTTAGATAGAGCATATTCC ttggtcataaaaaatctaaaaaatgaAGTAACAAAGAAAGTACAGATTCCAAATTgcgacgaaatattttatgctGGCACGGGCATGTTAGTTCTACGAGATGCAGACCAAGTGACGCTGTTTGATGTCcaacaaaaaagaactttaGCTGAAGTAAAGATTTCAAAATGTAGATATGTTGTTTGGTCTAATGACATGTCTCATGTTGCTCTATTGGCTAAACACACTGTTAATATTTGCAATCGCAGATTAGAATCTCTATGCTCCATTCATGAAAATACAAGAGTAAAATCAGGAGCTTGGGATGATTCTggagtatttatatatactactagcaatcatataaaatatgcaaTTAATAATGGTGATCATGGTATTATTCGTACATTGGATTTACCAATTTATGTGACGAGAGTGAAAGGAAATCAAGTATATTGTCTTGACAGAGAATGTAGACCAAGAATCCTACGTATAGATCCAACAGAATATAAATTCAAACTAGCTCTTATTAAcagaaaatacgaagaagtATTGCATATGGTTCGTACAGCAAATCTCGTCGGTCAATCCATAATAGCATATTTGCAACAAAAAGGGTATCCAGAAGTTGCATTACATTTCgttaaagatgaaaaaacaAGATTCGGGCTTGCGCTTGAATGTGGTAATATTGAAGTAGCCTTGGAGGCAGCAAGATCTTTAGATCAAAAAACGTGTTGGGAAAGTTTAGCACAAGCTGCTTTAATGCAAGGCAATCATCAAGTTGTTGAAATGTGTTATCAAAGAACCAAGAATTTTGAgaaattatcatttctttatctcatTACTGgcaatttagaaaaattgcGTAAAATGATAAAGATCGCAGAAATTCGAAAAGACGTATCTGGACAGTATCAAGGCAGTTTACTACTTGGTGATATTTACGAACGAGCAAAGATCCTAAGG AACTCGGGACAAGCATCGTTGGCTTATGTCACAGAGAAAATTCATGGAATTTCTAACGAGGATGATGACATTCAATATAGTTCCATGCAAGATGAACTTTCAGCTCTTGAAAAAGGAGCTGTATATTTCCATCCACCAGTACCTATTCAACAAGCTGAAAATAATTGGCCACTCTTGACTGTTTCAAAAGGATTCTTCGAAGGTGCAATGATGTCTCGTGGCAAGAGCCAAGTGGCTGCAGCTTTGGCTCCAGAAGATGATATTGCCATAGTTGCAGACGGTTGGGGCAACGACGAAGAGTTAGGAATTGACGATGAAGAAGGTATTGACGTAGACGCTATTGTAGAAGGTGAAGAAACTGCAGGCTGGGATGTTGAAGATGTAGATCTTCCTCCTGAAATTGAAAATGCAATGCCAATATCTGAAGATGGTTATTATGCTCTTCCAACAAGAGGAGTGTCGCCAACGCAACATTGGATCAATAATTCTCAGCTGACTGTAGATCATATATTGGCTGGATCTTTTGAAACAGCTTTCAGATTGTTGAATAATCAAGTCGGTATAGTTGAATTTGCACCGTATCAATCCCTCTTCTTAAGTACGTATGCTCGTTCCAAAACATCGTTTGCATGTTTACCAAATATATTATCCTTATATGGATATCCTCAAAGAAATTGGAAAGATGCCACACccaaaaataatttacctgCAGTTGGATTACATCTTACAGATTTAGTTCAAAGACTTCAAGTTTGTTATCAATTAACAACAGGAGGGAAGTTTGCAGAAGCTATAGAAAAACTCCAAGCAATATTACTTAGCATTCCATTATTAATTGTAGATACTAGACAAGATATTGCTGAAGCTCAACAACTAATTCAGATATGTCGAGAATATATTTTAGGTTTAAAAAtggaaacggaaagaaaaaatttgccAAAAAATACAATAGCAGAGCAAAAACGAATTTGTGAAATGGCGGCGTATTTTACTCATTGTAATCTACAACCGGTTCATCAAATTTTAACTTTAAGAATAGCTGCTAATATGTTTTTCAAGTTGAAGAATTATAAAACTGCTGGTTCCTTCGCTAGAAGATTGCTTGAACTTGGTCCAAAACCTGAATTAGCACAGCAAGTTCGGAAACTTTTACAg gCATGTGATAAAAATCCGACAGATGAGCATCAATTAGCATACGATGAACATAATCCATTCTCTTTATGTGCAAGCACATTCACACCGATTTACAGAGGAAAACAAGAAGTGAAATGTCCACTTTGTGGAGCAAGTTATCAACCACAGTATAAAGATTCATTATGCAGAATTTGTGAAGTTGCAGCAATTGGCAAAGAATGCATTGGATTaaagatacatatgtaa
- the LOC122636313 gene encoding F-box only protein 11, whose translation MPSASFTSSRNYVRRSRRKGANRIPLPSRTTSAEPCELPCPASNQIPTGGGVGGGGGAGAGGGGGNGGRGSSPSVSGVAAPSPSPSHSHSSPYDLRRKSPPHPDPAPGTSSALPPSGGSSIAATLGSFTLPARKRPRRTCSLSADGTNTNTAAHYLQYELPDEVLLTIFNYLMEQDLCRVSQVCKRFQAIANDTELWKSLYQQVYEYDLPLFNPAPCKFEFVSPDESDYPNPWKESFRQLYRGVHVRPGFQDLKFKGRNLPYFNTVQGALDYVDEYRSSNSNSSSNANTSAQGNCCGSNSQTIEEAPQHLVFLHAGTYRGEFLVIDSDVALIGAAPGNVAESVILERESESTVMFVEGAKRAYAGHLTLKFTPDVTSTVPHHKHYCLEVGENCSPTVDHCIIRSSSVVGAAVCVSGVGANPVVKNCDISDCENVGLYVTDYAQGTYEDNEISRNALAGIWVKNYANPIMRRNHIHHGRDVGIFTFDNGLGYFEANDIHNNRIAGFEVKAGANPTVVHCEIHHGQTGGIYVHENGLGQFIDNKIHSNNFAGVWITSNSNPTIRRNEIYNGHQGGVYIFGEGRGLIEHNNIYGNALAGIQIRTNSDPIVRHNKIHHGQHGGIYVHEKGQGLIEENEVYANTLAGVWITTGSTPVLRRNRIHSGKQVGVYFYDNGHGKLEDNDIFNHLYSGVQIRTGSNPVIRGNKIWGGQNGGVLVYNSGLGLLEQNEIFDNAMAGVWIKTDSNPTLKRNKIFDGRDGGICIFNGGKGVLEENDIFRNAQAGVLISTQSHPVLRRNRIFDGLAAGVEITNNATATLEFNQIFNNRFGGLCLASGVQPTTRGNKIFNNQDAVEKAVGNGQCLYKISSYTSFPMHDFYRCQTCNTTDRNAICVNCIKTCHAGHDVEFIRHDRFFCDCGAGTLSNQCQLQGEPTQDTDTLYDSAAPMESHTLMVN comes from the exons ATGCCAAGCGCATCGTTTACGTCATCGCGCAACTACGTGCGAAgatcaagaagaaaaggagcTAACAGAATCCCCCTACCTTCAAGAACCACCTCGG CCGAGCCATGCGAATTGCCATGTCCAGCATCAAATCAGATTCCTACTGGAGGTGGTgttggtggaggaggaggagcaggagcaggaggtggtggtggtaatggtggAAGAGGCTCTTCACCTAGTGTATCAGGTGTAGCTGCACCTTCACCTTCCCCATCACATTCACATTCTTCGCCGTATGATTTGAGGCGTAAAAGTCCACCTCATCCGGATCCAGCACCTGGCACAAGTTCTGCACTACCTCCCTCGGGTGGCAGTAGTATTGCTGCTACCCTTGGCAGTTTTACTCTTCCAGCAAGGAAACGACCACGGCGAACGTGTTCACTTTCTGCAGATG gtacaaatacaaatacagCAGCACATTATCTACAATATGAATTACCAGACGAAGTGTTGCTTactatattcaattatttaatggAACAAGATCTGTGCAGAGTTTCACAAGTTTGTAAACGTTTTCAAGCTATCGCAAATGACACAGAACTATGGAAATCCCTCTACCAACAAGTATATGAATATGACTTACCTTTGTTTAATCCAGCCCCTTGTAAATTTGAATTTGTTTCTCCGGATGAGTCTGATTATCCAAATCCATGGAAAGAAAGCTTTAGACAATTATATAGGGGGGTACACGTTAGACCTGGCTTCCAGGACTTAAAATTCAAAGGACGAAATTTGCCGTATTTCAATACGGTTCAAGGAGCATTAGATTATGTAGACGAATACAGAAGCAGCAATAGTAATTCCTCGAGTAACGCAAATACTAGTGCTCAAGGAAATTGTTGCGGGAGTAATTCTCAAACAATAGAAGAAGCACCTCAACACCTAGTATTCTTACATGCTGGAACATACAGAGGTGAATTTCTTGTAATCGATAGTGATGTTGCACTGATTGGAGCAGCTCCTGGTAATGTGGCAGAATCAGTcatattagaaagagaaagtgaatcTACTGTAATGTTTGTAGAAGGTGCTAAGCGTGCATATGCTGGGCACCTTACTTTAAAGTTTACTCCAGATGTTACTAGTACAGTTCCACATCATAAACATTATTGTTTGGAAGTGGGTGAAAACTGTAGTCCTACAGTTGATCACTGCATTATTAGAAGCTCGAGTGTGG tGGGAGCAGCTGTTTGTGTATCTGGTGTTGGCGCTAATCCTGTCGTAAAGAACTGTGACATATCAGATTGTGAAAATGTTGGGCTTTATGTTACTGATTATGCACAGGGAACTTACGAAGACAATGAAATATCTCGGAATGCATTAGCTGGTATTTGGGTTAAAAATTATGCAAATCCAATTATGAGAAGGAACCATATTCATCATGGTAGAGATGTTGGAATATTTACATTTGATAACGGTCTTGGATATTTTGAAGCCAATGATATTCATAATAACAGAATAGCAGGTTTTGAAGTAAAAGCTGGTGCCAATCCAACAGTTGTACATTGTGAGATACATCATGGTCAAACAGGAGGAATTTATGTTCACGAAAACGGCTTAGGACAATTTATTGATAACAAAATTCACTCCAATAATTTTGCTGGAGTTTGGATTACTTCGAATTCAAATCCAACAATtcgtagaaatgaaatttataatggTCATCAAGGAGGAGTGTATATATTTGGAGAAGGAAGGGGTTTAATagaacataataatatttatggtaATGCTTTGGCTGGAATACAAATCAGAACAAATTCAGATCCAATAGTTAGgcataataaaatacatcatGGTCAACATGGAggcatatatgtacatgaaaAAGGACAAGGTTTAATAGAGGAAAACGAAGTCTATGCCAATACTTTAGCAGGAGTTTGGATTACTACAGGATCAACTCCAGTTTTAAGAAGAAATCGAATTCATAGTGGCAAACAAGTTGGGGTTTATTTCTACGATAACGGGCATGGAAAGCTAGAGgataatgatattttcaatcatttgTATTCAGGAGTACAAATAag aaCTGGAAGTAATCCAGTGATACGTGGAAATAAAATATGGGGCGGACAAAACGGTGGTGTTCTCGTGTACAATAGTGGTTTAGGCTTACttgaacaaaatgaaatttttgataatgcCATGGCAGGTGTATGGATTAAAACAGACAGTAATCCTACattaaaaaggaacaagataTTTGATGGGAGAGATGGAggaatttgtatatttaatggTGGTAAAG GTGTCttagaagaaaatgatatatttcgaAATGCGCAAGCTGGAGTGCTTATATCTACACAATCCCATCCAGTATTAAGGAGAAATCGAATTTTTGATGGATTAGCAGCAGGCGTTGAAATAACTAATAATGCTACTGCAACATTAGAATTTAATCAGAtctttaataatcgatttggTGGTTTATGTTTAGCAAGTGGTGTACAACCAACGACTAGAG gcaataaaatattcaacaaCCAAGATGCTGTCGAAAAGGCAGTCGGGAATGGTCAATGTTTGTACAAAATATCATCATATACGTCTTTTCCAATGCATGACTTTTATCGCTGTCAAACGTGCAACACTACAGATCGTAATGCAATATGTGTAAACTGTATAAAAACTTGCCATGCAGGACACGACGTCGAATTTATCAGACATGATCG gTTCTTTTGCGACTGTGGTGCTGGTACATTAAGTAACCAGTGTCAACTTCAAGGTGAGCCTACACAAGACACTGATACATTGTACGATAGTGCTGCACCAATGGAGTCACATACACTTATGGTTAACTAG
- the LOC122636262 gene encoding probable phosphatase phospho2, translating into MDLPTLIAFDFDHTIVDDNTDFVVRNLLSEDQLTDEVQNLYLTNGWTLYMKKIFELLHQNSIGLKEIEAAITNISPTPGFDILLKELHSLGYEIIIISDSNSLLIDIWLKSRQLDNLITKVFTNPAYVSDDGMIQIKMYHVQDFCKLSMINLCKGHILENYIKERSEAGIHFKRIVYVGDGKNDLCPVLRLSENDLAFPRMDYPLLKKLNEYKNNETCKVKATIIPWSNGFEILHILNK; encoded by the coding sequence ATGGATTTGCCTACACTAATTGCATTTGATTTTGATCATACGATTGTTGATGACAATACTGATTTTGTGGTTCGTAACTTATTGTCAGAAGATCAGTTAACTGATGAggtacaaaatttatatcttacaaACGGATGGAcgttatatatgaaaaaaatatttgagttACTTCATCAAAATTCAATtggattaaaagaaatagaagccGCTATAACCAATATATCGCCAACTCCAGGAtttgatattcttttaaaGGAATTACACTCTCTTggatatgaaataattattatcagtgATTCCAATTCcttattaatagatatatggTTGAAGAGTAGACAATtggataatttaattactaaAGTATTTACAAATCCTGCATATGTTTCTGACGATGGTATGATACagataaaaatgtatcatgTTCAAGATTTTTGTAAACTAAGCATGATCAATTTATGTAAAGGACacatattagaaaattacattaaGGAAAGATCGGAGGCAGgaattcattttaaaagaattgtATATGTTGGAGATGGGAAAAATGATCTTTGCCCGGTATTACGTTTGTCAGAAAATGATTTAGCATTTCCTAGAATGGATTATCcgcttttaaaaaaattgaatgaatataaaaataatgaaacttgTAAAGTAAAAGCAACAATCATTCCTTGGTCCAATggatttgaaattttacatattttgaataagtaa
- the LOC122636312 gene encoding mediator of RNA polymerase II transcription subunit 6, translating into MISGRSAVTENPLGFSWHDSAWIPVLNPSNIMDYFSERSNPFYDRTCNNEIVKMQRLSPDQLTNMTGLEYILLHVQEPILYVIRKQHRHSPTLAAPLADYYIIAGVVYQAPDLASIVSSKLLSTVHHLQSAFEEASSCSRYHPSKGYYWDFKNGKSITAKKETPVREEPSSLFQRQRVDMLLGELTRKFPLPVPKPAHQATETTTEIKQEVKVEKKDMKPPPEKKPRVN; encoded by the exons ATGATATCTGGAAGATCTGCAGTCAcag AAAATCCTTTGGGGTTTTCTTGGCACGACAGTGCCTGGATCCCAGTACTTAATCCAAGCAACATAATGGATTATTTTTCTGAACGAAGTAATCCTTTTTATGATAGGACATGTAATAacgaaattgtaaaaatgCAACGTCTAAGTCCTGATCAATTAAC aaatatgaCTGGCTTGGAATATATTCTTCTACACGTTCAAGAACCtattttatacgtaattaGAAAACAACATCGTCATTCTCCTACTTTAGCTGCACCACTTGCAGATTACTATATCATTGCAGGTGTTGTATATCAAGCACCAGATTTAGCATCAATCGTTAGTTCTAAATTG CTTTCCACAGTCCATCATTTACAATCTGCATTTGAAGAAGCTAGTTCATGTTCCCGTTATCATCCTAGTAAAGGATATTACTGGGattttaaaaatggaaaatctaTTACTGCTAAGAAAGAAACACCAGTACGTGAAGAACCAAGTTCCTTATTTCAGCGTCAAAGAGTAGATATGTTACTTGGAGAACTTACACGTAAATTTCCTTTACCTGTACCAAAACCAGCACATCAGGCAACAGAAACTA cTACTGAAATTAAACAAGAAGTGAAggttgaaaagaaagatatgaaaCCACCACCGGAAAAGAAACCAAGAGTAAattaa
- the LOC122636226 gene encoding putative ATP synthase subunit f, mitochondrial has translation MAFGDYPAEYDRAKHGPYDPARYYGKPDTSFCDVKLGELGAWIRRRNFHPQAMVSACSRTFWRWQHKYVFPERAGIAPFFQMAVGLSVLFYVLNYPRIKTHKNYKYH, from the exons ATGGCTTTTGGAGATTATCCCGCTGAATATGACAGAGCAAAACATGGTCCTTATGATCCAGCACGTTACTATGGAAAAC CCGATACTTCCTTTTGTGACGTTAAATTAGGTGAACTTGGAGCTTGGATTCgtagaagaaattttcatcCTCAAGCTATGGTATCAGCGTGCTCTCGAa cATTCTGGCGTTGGcaacataaatatgtatttcctGAACGTGCTGGTATAGCTCCATTTTTCCAAATGGCAGTGGGATTGTCAGTACTTTTCTATGTATTAAATTACCCGAGAATTA aaactcacaaaaattacaaataccattaa
- the LOC122636314 gene encoding contactin-1a-like, which produces MHALDLSLRNTSKLLFPIGMAVGTLTDIATRLVIAGYILAVVLVCVHASSNWDKDDDLVATFEVSAVLGRTASLPCDIEPSTREDRVYMVLWFRDYAVKPIYSFDVRGRAFNKALNWSDSNAVGPRAYFVTVTKPAALSLEAVQLDDEGIYRCRVDFKKSPTRNFQVNLTVIVPPHQLLIYDSSGVEVDKTAGPFQVGMEFGLSCEVRGGKPTPIVSWLVNEKEVDGRLEEIGQNIVVSKLTVPQLRREHRNTMYKCRAANTNLIPPLEKSVLLDIYLKPLSVKILSKLSILETDKNYSIGCETAGSHPRARVTWLKGNVPFRNVKVLDDGNSSVVLSTLIFSPIPDDNSQILKCRGENPELPGAYLEDFFQLNVVFPPKVQLHLGSTLKAENIKEGDDVYFECKVRANPEHHKITWRHNGAVLTQNYSAGIIMSTQSLVLQSIGRDNAGNYTCLASNDRGETTSPVVPLRIQFAPVCKTSPTVIGASLEESVKVRCEVDADPNEVDFVWEFNNSGENFEVAPAKLDNNNGTMSELIYTPVSERDYGALTCWGRNAIGKQETPCTYHVIPAAKPSPLNNCTIKASLNQSSEILEVECVPGYNGGLPQEFRLEAYEVASGYLRLNVSSISIDLPIFRIAVADLLPATHFYLVAYAVNAKGRSEVFLLEDIMLRDSEKHTDSGVSMIPLILLLIGCLMACLIAVLFVMMMVYRRRGSTSPAHIEPYMKQPIITPPDSRNNSMLDVTHGDHTYFVEYTLKQVTDYALNKQPDIIQSPQDQEKMKREPQLFLPVRPDTLFAPYDIHKQGLQTNRCNLNPFSTRPWEPISFKADRNLMKEIIIANSIPGPESCV; this is translated from the exons ATGCACGCGCTGGATTTGAGTCTACGAAACACCTCGAAACTTTTATTCCCCATTGGGATGGCAGTTGGCACACTGACGGATATCGCTACGAGATTGGTGATCGCCGGTTACATACTTGCGGTCGTCCTCGTGTGCGTTCACGCCAGTAGCAACTGGGACAAGGACGACGATTTAG TTGCAACCTTCGAAGTGAGTGCCGTTCTTGGGCGTACCGCCAGCTTGCCTTGTGACATTGAACCGTCCACGCGAGAAGATCGCGTTTATATGGTGCTATGGTTCCGAGATTATGCGGTGAAGCCGATATACAG CTTTGACGTACGAGGGAGAGCTTTCAACAAAGCTCTAAATTGGTCAGATAGCAATGCAGTAGGACCCAGAGCTTATTTTGTGACAGTCACAAAACCAGCTGCTCTATCTTTAGAAGCTGTTCAGTTGGATGACGAAGGGATATACAGGTGTCGAGTCGATTTCAAAAAATCACCGACGAGAAATTTTCAAGTGAATCTAACAGTTATTG ttcCCCCACATCAACTTCTCATTTATGACAGTTCTGGAGTGGAAGTAGATAAGACTGCTGGTCCTTTCCAAGTTGGTATGGAATTTGGTCTCTCCTGTGAAGTAAGAGGAG gaaaaccAACTCCAATTGTAAGCTGGTTAGTGAATGAGAAGGAAGTAGACGGAAGATTAGAAGAAATAGGACAAAATATCGTGGTTAGCAAATTGACTGTACCTCAGTTACGAAGGGAGCATCGTAACACCATGTACAAATGTCGAGCTGCCAACACAAATCTGATACCTCCTTTGGAAAAGAGCGTCCTTTTAGATATTTACT taaAGCCTCTGTCCGTAAAAATATTGTCAAAACTATCAATCTTAGAAACAGACAAGAATTACTCTATAGGCTGTGAAACTGCAGGATCACATCCTCGAGCAAGAGTTACATGGTTGAAAGGAAACGTTCCCTTTAGAAATGTCAAG GTACTGGACGATGGTAACTCTTCAGTAGTGTTAAGTACGTTAATATTCAGTCCTATACCAGATGACAATTCTCAAATTCTCAAATGTCGAGGTGAAAATCCGGAATTGCCTGGTGCATATTTAGAAgattttttccaattaaaCGTTGTTT ttCCGCCAAAAGTTCAACTACATCTGGGTAGTACATTGAAagcagaaaatataaaagaaggtGATGACGTCTATTTTGAATGCAAAGTTCGAGCCAATCCAGAACATCATAAAATAACATGGAGacataat gGTGCAGTATTAACTCAAAATTATTCAGCTGGGATAATAATGAGTACACAGAGTCTAGTACTTCAAAGTATAGGACGTGACAATGCAGGGAATTACACGTGCCTTGCTAGTAACGATCGTGGAGAAACTACAAGCCCTGTTGTTCCTTTACGAATACAGT TTGCACCTGTTTGTAAAACAAGTCCTACAGTAATTGGTGCATCGTTGGAAGAATCAGTAAAGGTTCGATGCGAAGTTGATGCAGATCCTAACGAAGTGGATTTTGTTTGGGAGTTTAATAATAGCGGTGAAAATTTTGAAGTAGCTCCGGcaaaattagataataataatggtactATGAGCGAACTGATTTATACACCAGTTTCTGAAAGAGATTACGGAGCTTTAACATGTTGGGGTAGGAATGCGATTGGTAAACAAGAAACACCATGCACGTATCATGTTATTCCTGCAG CGAAGCCAAGTCCTTTAAACAATTGTACTATAAAAGCATCGTTAAATCAGAGTTCAGAGATATTAGAAGTCGAATGTGTACCGGGATATAATGGTGGACTTCCTCAAGAATTTCGTTTAGAGGCTTACGAAGTAGCATCTGGTTACTTACGTCTCAATGTATCTAGCATATCTATCGACCTTCCAATTTTTCGAATAGCAGTTGCAGATCTATTACCTGCAACACACTTTTATTTAGTTGCATATGCTGTCAATGCTAAAGGTCGAAGTGAAGTGTTTTTATTGGAAGATATTATGTTAAGAGATTCGGAAAAGCACACag ataGTGGAGTTAGTATGATTCCATTAATTTTACTACTTATCGGATGTCTAATGGCTTGTCTAATAGCAGTACTTTTTGTAATGATGATGGTATATCGTCGTCGAGGTAGCACATCACCGGCGCACATCGAGCCATACATGAAACAACCGATTATAACTCCCCCAGATTCGAGAAATAACTCGATGCTTGACGTTACTCATGGGGACCATACCTATTTTGTTGAATATACTTTGAAACAGGTCACTGATTATGCACTTAATAAACAACCTGATATTATACAATCACCACAAG atcaagaaaaaatgaaacgtgaACCACAATTATTTTTACCAGTAAGACCAGACACATTGTTTGCGCCATACGATATTCACAAACAAGGCCTTCAAACAAACAGATGTAAT tTAAATCCATTTTCCACAAGACCCTGGGAACCGATCAGTTTTAAAGCAGATCGTAATttgatgaaagaaattattattgcaaacTCTATACCTGGTCCAGAAAGTTGTGTGtaa